A window of the Gemmatirosa kalamazoonensis genome harbors these coding sequences:
- a CDS encoding RNA polymerase sigma factor: protein MMVAIQDSLPPYDVQQTPTEPTDAALAAGGDRRAFERLYRAHVGRVYALCARMAADRALAEELTQDVFVRVWEKLASFRGESSFGTWIHRVAVNVVLNRLQAEKRDRKRSASSDDEDDGIAALPARPTAPGDRMDLERAIAALPPGARRVFVLHDVEGFRHEEIAEQLGITSGGSKAQLHRARLLLREALNA from the coding sequence ATGATGGTGGCCATCCAGGACTCCCTTCCGCCGTACGACGTCCAGCAGACGCCGACCGAACCGACCGACGCGGCCCTCGCCGCCGGCGGCGACCGTCGCGCGTTCGAGCGGCTCTACCGGGCGCACGTCGGCCGCGTCTACGCGCTCTGTGCGCGCATGGCGGCCGACCGGGCGCTCGCCGAGGAGCTGACGCAGGACGTCTTCGTGCGGGTCTGGGAGAAGCTCGCCTCGTTCCGCGGCGAGAGCAGCTTCGGCACCTGGATCCACCGCGTGGCGGTGAACGTCGTCCTCAACCGCCTCCAGGCCGAGAAACGCGACCGGAAGCGGAGCGCGTCGAGTGACGACGAGGACGACGGGATCGCGGCGCTTCCCGCGCGCCCCACGGCGCCGGGTGATCGGATGGACCTCGAGCGCGCGATCGCGGCGCTCCCCCCGGGTGCCCGGCGGGTGTTCGTGCTCCATGACGTGGAAGGCTTCCGACACGAAGAAATCGCCGAGCAGCTCGGCATCACCAGCGGTGGGAGCAAGGCGCAGCTGCACCGTGCGCGGCTCCTCCTTCGCGAGGCATTGAACGCATGA
- a CDS encoding zf-HC2 domain-containing protein has protein sequence MTDRILSSERGVAAPADCDRFDTLLPDYLESALPPEARTWAEGHVAACDRCRALADDLVAITRQAAALPPLQPARDLWAGIAERIEAPVVPLGRTGEQALPTLRVERTTTAPRLSDRFFQSKRWLAAAAGVLVAVSVGSTYVVMRAAGRAPSTVVATTTPAPVTTPVTTPVTTPVTPPDRDTAAVQPTPTNVAQASDTRSPAAEEARRRAEARVAAESRRFVRSTDGGDAYAPVMQTYDKEIAALRTALRQRKDLDSSTVAVLEKNLRLIDDAIAQSRAALARDPHSRVVGDQLTHALDLKVELLRTAVLLPSRS, from the coding sequence ATGACCGACCGCATCCTGTCTTCCGAGCGCGGAGTCGCGGCGCCGGCCGATTGCGACCGGTTCGACACGCTGCTCCCCGATTACCTGGAGAGCGCCCTGCCGCCCGAGGCCCGCACGTGGGCCGAGGGACACGTGGCGGCGTGCGACCGGTGCCGGGCGCTCGCCGACGATCTCGTGGCGATCACCCGGCAGGCGGCGGCCCTCCCGCCGCTGCAGCCGGCGCGCGACCTGTGGGCCGGCATCGCCGAACGCATCGAGGCGCCGGTGGTCCCGCTCGGCCGTACCGGCGAGCAGGCGCTTCCGACGCTCCGCGTGGAGCGCACGACGACCGCGCCGCGGCTCTCCGACCGCTTCTTCCAGTCGAAGCGGTGGCTGGCCGCGGCGGCGGGCGTGCTCGTCGCCGTCTCGGTGGGGTCGACGTACGTCGTGATGCGCGCCGCGGGCCGCGCGCCGTCGACGGTGGTGGCCACGACGACACCCGCGCCGGTGACGACGCCGGTGACGACGCCGGTGACGACGCCGGTGACGCCGCCCGACCGCGACACGGCCGCCGTCCAGCCGACGCCGACGAACGTCGCGCAGGCGTCGGACACGCGTTCGCCGGCCGCCGAGGAGGCGCGCCGTCGCGCGGAGGCGCGCGTGGCGGCCGAGTCGCGCCGCTTCGTCCGCTCGACCGACGGGGGCGATGCCTACGCGCCGGTCATGCAGACGTACGACAAGGAGATCGCCGCCCTGCGCACCGCGCTGCGGCAGCGCAAGGACCTCGACTCGAGCACCGTCGCGGTGCTGGAGAAGAATCTCCGCCTCATCGACGACGCGATCGCGCAGAGCCGCGCCGCGCTCGCGCGCGACCCGCACAGCCGCGTCGTCGGCGATCAGCTCACGCACGCGCTCGACCTGAAGGTCGAGCTGCTGCGCACCGCCGTGCTTCTTCCTTCGCGCTCCTGA
- a CDS encoding DUF4097 family beta strand repeat-containing protein: MQQHPLIFPLVAAALALPAVAGRARAQDRDAYRIDTTVTVGSGASVDLGLINGDVIVTASSGSAVRVKAYSDVIPLRFEHIGNTVRVLTENGRYRRGGDQRMEVVVPTGTRVSASSISGSVSVRGAHAEVEASSTSGDVTVEDAVRRASATSVSGSVRVRDVDGDVRARSTSGDITVDRVNGLVDLETVSGEVEVHAARSDRVRAQTLSGEVTYEGTISRDGRYDLTSHSGTVRLVVPADAGISLTASTFSGSVNSRLPATLGPTTQTGGVRRGGRMELAINGGGARVTASTFSGDIVIETAERASRRP, encoded by the coding sequence ATGCAGCAGCACCCTCTGATCTTCCCGCTCGTCGCCGCGGCGCTGGCGCTGCCGGCGGTCGCCGGACGCGCGCGGGCGCAGGACCGCGACGCGTACCGCATCGACACGACCGTGACGGTCGGCAGCGGCGCGTCGGTCGACCTCGGCCTCATCAACGGCGACGTGATCGTCACGGCGTCGAGCGGCAGCGCGGTGCGCGTGAAGGCGTACAGCGACGTGATCCCGCTGCGCTTCGAGCACATCGGCAACACCGTGCGCGTGCTCACCGAGAACGGCCGCTACCGCCGCGGCGGCGACCAGCGCATGGAGGTCGTCGTGCCGACGGGCACGCGGGTGAGCGCGTCGAGCATCTCGGGCAGCGTCTCGGTGCGCGGTGCGCACGCCGAGGTCGAAGCGTCGAGCACGAGCGGCGACGTGACGGTGGAGGACGCGGTGCGGCGCGCCTCGGCGACGAGCGTGAGCGGCTCGGTCCGGGTGCGCGACGTCGACGGCGACGTGCGCGCGCGGTCGACGAGCGGCGACATCACGGTCGACCGCGTGAACGGGCTCGTCGACCTGGAGACGGTGAGCGGCGAGGTGGAGGTGCACGCGGCACGCTCCGACCGGGTGCGCGCGCAGACGCTGAGCGGCGAGGTGACGTACGAGGGGACGATCTCGCGCGATGGGCGCTACGACCTCACGTCGCACTCCGGCACGGTGCGCCTCGTGGTCCCCGCCGACGCCGGGATCTCGCTCACCGCGTCGACGTTCAGCGGCTCCGTGAACAGTCGGCTGCCGGCGACGCTCGGCCCGACGACGCAGACCGGCGGCGTGCGCCGCGGTGGGCGCATGGAGCTCGCCATCAACGGCGGCGGCGCGCGCGTGACGGCGTCGACGTTCAGCGGCGACATCGTGATCGAGACCGCGGAGCGCGCCTCGCGGCGCCCGTGA
- a CDS encoding DUF4097 family beta strand repeat-containing protein, with the protein MIRLTIALATLGTALALARPAEAQRRSDTFNWEGRVPSGKWIYLRNVNGEVRVERGTGDKVQVTATKRWRRGNPDDVRITTEKADDGESVVVCALYNPDATCDENGYSSRGRRHYSGNDDNDVNVEFVVRVPAGVRVDASTTNGDLSVTGATSEVIAHTTNGDVRAESTGGPVNASTTNGNVTASMRDLGSSRDLDFSTTNGSVIVEVPASLGAEIDMSTTNGHVASDFPMTLSGRIDPRRLHATIGDGSRRLRLHSTNGNVELRKVP; encoded by the coding sequence ATGATCCGCCTGACGATCGCCCTCGCCACCCTCGGCACCGCCCTCGCGCTGGCGCGTCCCGCCGAGGCACAGCGCCGCTCCGACACGTTCAACTGGGAAGGACGCGTGCCGAGCGGGAAGTGGATCTACCTCCGCAACGTGAACGGCGAGGTGCGCGTCGAGCGCGGCACCGGCGACAAGGTGCAGGTGACCGCCACGAAGCGCTGGCGCCGCGGCAACCCGGACGACGTGCGCATCACGACGGAGAAGGCCGACGACGGCGAGAGCGTCGTGGTGTGCGCGCTGTACAACCCGGACGCGACGTGCGACGAGAACGGCTACTCCAGCCGCGGACGCCGCCACTACTCGGGAAACGACGACAACGACGTGAACGTGGAGTTCGTCGTGCGGGTGCCGGCCGGCGTGCGCGTCGACGCGAGCACGACGAACGGCGACCTCTCGGTCACCGGCGCGACGTCGGAGGTCATCGCGCACACGACGAACGGCGACGTGCGCGCGGAGAGCACGGGCGGCCCCGTGAACGCGAGCACGACGAACGGCAACGTCACGGCGAGCATGCGCGACCTCGGGTCGTCGCGCGACCTCGACTTCTCGACGACGAACGGGTCGGTGATCGTCGAGGTGCCCGCGTCGTTGGGCGCCGAGATCGACATGTCGACGACGAACGGGCACGTGGCGTCGGACTTCCCGATGACGCTGAGCGGACGCATCGATCCGCGGCGGCTGCACGCGACGATCGGCGACGGCTCGCGGCGGCTGCGGCTGCACTCCACGAACGGGAACGTGGAGCTGCGCAAGGTTCCGTGA
- a CDS encoding DUF4097 family beta strand repeat-containing protein, whose translation MRPLLVLTLLPVLAACGRAHGPDRSTWHGAVRPGAWLRVRNTNGPIRVARASGDEVVISATRSYRGRRPEPVRMVVEREGADAVACVTWGDSNRCGSRGGRQPFWLRMLRHYAPTEMSFVVALPPGVRLDASTVNGRVTVADAASEVVASSVNGSIVLGATGGPVRAKTVNGSVEAQLDALAPGTRVSLESVNGAVTALLPSALDASLDLSTVNGSLTAPFPGVTIPRGARSLHATLGAGGRAVSLRTVNGSVRAEPSR comes from the coding sequence ATGCGCCCTCTTCTCGTTCTGACCCTGCTGCCGGTCCTCGCCGCGTGCGGTCGCGCGCACGGGCCCGACCGGTCCACGTGGCACGGCGCCGTGCGGCCCGGCGCGTGGCTGCGCGTGCGCAACACGAACGGACCGATCCGCGTCGCGCGCGCGAGCGGCGACGAGGTGGTGATCTCGGCCACGCGGTCGTACCGCGGGCGTCGCCCGGAGCCGGTGCGGATGGTCGTCGAGCGCGAGGGCGCGGACGCCGTCGCCTGCGTGACGTGGGGCGACTCGAACCGGTGCGGCAGCCGGGGCGGCCGGCAGCCGTTCTGGCTGCGCATGCTGCGCCACTACGCGCCGACGGAGATGTCGTTCGTCGTCGCCCTGCCGCCGGGCGTCCGGCTCGACGCGTCGACGGTGAATGGGCGCGTGACGGTCGCCGACGCCGCCAGCGAGGTGGTGGCGAGCTCGGTGAACGGCTCGATCGTGCTCGGCGCGACGGGCGGCCCGGTGCGCGCGAAGACGGTGAACGGCAGCGTGGAGGCGCAGCTCGACGCGCTGGCGCCGGGGACGCGCGTGTCGCTCGAGAGCGTGAACGGCGCGGTGACCGCGCTGCTGCCGAGCGCCCTCGACGCGTCGCTCGACCTGTCGACGGTGAACGGCAGCCTCACGGCGCCCTTCCCCGGCGTGACGATCCCGCGCGGCGCGCGATCGCTCCACGCGACACTCGGCGCCGGCGGGCGCGCCGTGTCGCTTCGTACGGTGAACGGGAGCGTGCGCGCGGAGCCGTCGAGATAG
- a CDS encoding Bax inhibitor-1/YccA family protein — MGASYRPYAVGAGVAVRTGAERATLVRRTYLLVFAGILVTMLGCAFGFTQPAIMQAVWRHPFLSFLVTFVPLMAAQSLRDRFPANIGLTLAFTFAEGVWLSPLMYFAQQQSPGIIGQTALLTGSTFGVLTLYAFLSRRDFSAWGGFLTVGLWVLIATSLLNLFFHSAAADLWLAGVGTFLFSGLLVFDTWRLRNVYGPNDYVLAAVNIYLDLLNLFLFILRLLMGNRRS; from the coding sequence ATGGGCGCTTCCTATCGCCCCTACGCCGTGGGCGCCGGGGTCGCGGTGCGCACCGGTGCCGAGCGGGCGACGCTGGTGCGGCGCACGTATCTGCTGGTGTTCGCCGGCATCCTCGTCACGATGCTCGGCTGCGCGTTCGGGTTCACGCAGCCGGCGATCATGCAGGCGGTGTGGCGGCACCCGTTCCTGTCGTTCCTCGTGACGTTCGTGCCGCTGATGGCGGCGCAGTCGCTGCGCGACCGGTTCCCGGCGAACATCGGGCTGACGCTCGCGTTCACGTTCGCCGAAGGCGTCTGGCTGTCGCCGCTGATGTACTTCGCGCAGCAGCAGTCGCCGGGCATCATCGGGCAGACGGCGCTGCTGACGGGGAGCACGTTCGGCGTCCTGACGCTCTACGCGTTCCTGAGCCGGCGCGACTTCAGCGCGTGGGGCGGGTTCCTCACGGTCGGCCTGTGGGTGCTGATCGCGACGTCGCTGCTCAACCTGTTCTTCCACAGCGCGGCGGCCGACCTGTGGCTGGCGGGCGTCGGGACGTTCCTGTTCAGCGGGCTGCTGGTGTTCGACACCTGGCGGCTGCGCAACGTCTACGGGCCGAACGACTACGTGCTCGCCGCGGTGAACATCTACCTCGACCTGCTGAACCTCTTCCTGTTCATCCTGCGGCTGCTGATGGGGAACCGGAGAAGCTAG
- a CDS encoding 4a-hydroxytetrahydrobiopterin dehydratase, with protein sequence MPPAQRLSDIDIQRELGRLAGWSRRGDVLVKTFQFPTFRAGIDFVSRVADAADAVDHHPDVDIRYTKITCTLSTHSAGGITAKDLALAADIDRAAMT encoded by the coding sequence ATGCCGCCTGCGCAACGCCTCTCCGACATCGACATCCAGCGGGAGCTCGGCCGCCTCGCCGGCTGGAGCCGCCGCGGCGACGTGCTCGTGAAGACGTTCCAGTTCCCGACCTTCCGCGCCGGGATCGACTTCGTGAGCCGCGTCGCCGACGCCGCCGACGCCGTCGATCACCACCCCGACGTCGACATCCGGTACACGAAGATCACCTGCACCCTCAGCACCCACAGCGCCGGCGGCATCACCGCGAAGGATCTGGCGCTGGCGGCGGACATCGATCGAGCCGCCATGACGTAG
- a CDS encoding PEP-CTERM sorting domain-containing protein (PEP-CTERM proteins occur, often in large numbers, in the proteomes of bacteria that also encode an exosortase, a predicted intramembrane cysteine proteinase. The presence of a PEP-CTERM domain at a protein's C-terminus predicts cleavage within the sorting domain, followed by covalent anchoring to some some component of the (usually Gram-negative) cell surface. Many PEP-CTERM proteins exhibit an unusual sequence composition that includes large numbers of potential glycosylation sites. Expression of one such protein has been shown restore the ability of a bacterium to form floc, a type of biofilm.), with translation MRTFAHATLAAAVLLSAAVTPAQPVFISTGLPDGRLGTASNTAGGGQIERETADDFLLTHVSSLTSASFYGLLPRGLTPSDITALSVEIYGVFPVASNVGRTSGPPLFSTPLVPTRVNSPSDVDLVGRSIGSGLTFSATLLGPFNVANSVVNGINPTPGNLTGGEGPVSGDEVRIDVTFTDPFILQAGHYFIVPTVGLTNGTFLWLSAAKPIVGGTPFLPDLQTWIRNANLDPDWLRVGTDVIGAPSTGGPPPTFNAAFTLSGAAVPEPSTLALLAGGLTLVAGIGARRRRT, from the coding sequence ATGAGGACATTCGCCCACGCGACCCTCGCAGCCGCCGTCCTGCTGTCCGCCGCCGTCACGCCCGCCCAGCCCGTCTTCATCAGCACCGGCCTGCCCGACGGCCGGCTCGGCACCGCCTCGAACACCGCCGGTGGCGGCCAAATCGAGCGCGAGACCGCCGACGACTTCCTCCTCACGCACGTCAGCAGCCTCACCTCGGCGTCGTTCTACGGGCTGCTGCCGAGGGGGCTCACCCCGAGCGACATCACCGCGCTCAGCGTCGAGATCTACGGCGTGTTCCCGGTCGCCTCGAACGTCGGGCGCACCTCGGGCCCGCCGCTGTTCTCGACCCCACTGGTGCCGACGCGCGTGAACTCGCCGAGCGACGTCGACCTCGTCGGCCGCAGCATCGGGTCGGGACTCACGTTCAGCGCGACGCTCCTCGGTCCGTTCAACGTCGCGAACTCCGTGGTGAACGGCATCAATCCCACGCCGGGCAACCTCACCGGCGGCGAGGGCCCGGTGAGCGGCGACGAGGTCCGCATCGACGTGACGTTCACGGACCCGTTCATCCTCCAGGCGGGGCACTACTTCATCGTGCCGACGGTGGGGCTCACGAACGGCACGTTCCTCTGGCTGTCGGCGGCGAAGCCGATCGTCGGCGGCACGCCGTTCCTGCCCGACCTGCAGACGTGGATCCGCAACGCGAACCTCGACCCGGACTGGCTGCGCGTCGGCACCGACGTCATCGGCGCGCCGAGCACCGGCGGCCCCCCGCCGACGTTCAACGCCGCGTTCACGCTCAGCGGCGCCGCCGTTCCGGAGCCGTCGACGCTCGCGCTGCTCGCCGGCGGCCTGACGCTCGTCGCGGGCATCGGCGCGCGGCGGCGGCGCACGTAG
- a CDS encoding nitric oxide reductase activation protein NorD gives MPNAVRASMSRYLRRLVARGRRALPARPSPPRPVELASVRRRLELLATALHDRPIAIEAVRARRAAGLMWVLDRLRRRPDPALPSTDGVVVRLPPRLAITDPDAGLARYRLLALEQAERMARGTVAHLPTEQLERDLFLVAEGAAVDRALARGRTRAALAEARASALAERPPLELMPPMERRVEALLRDALADASAPNGPPPCPTAAESARWARETAARMAAADRDGALSYTGLPPVPLWGEPRLPEHDVVRPLVELSAREADADRGDSGDETAVGDEPVETATAAPDDPGDDDGTKQGPNVDRPSERSLQRGPALAPVGGLPRSATADARAVAEYPEWDASAGRYRPLATTVIQWRPAEGEGAWAQEELARHAAVVRRVRERFARLRAQRMRLHAQRSGDELDLEACVRAAVDRRMGRPIDDRLYVAVRPARRALAIALLVDVSGSTDVEVSKGRRVIDVEKTAVLLAGEALDALGDPYAVLAFSSRTAASVHVRVVKDFGERSADAVRRRLAGLAPEANTRLGAAVRHTTALLSRQPAGHRLMLLLSDGQPNDVDHYQEQYAIEDARQAILEARAAGVYPFCLTVDREAPDYLARIFGAAGYTIMRHPEQLPGALLEGVSQLLRG, from the coding sequence GTGCCTAACGCCGTGCGCGCATCGATGAGTCGGTATCTGCGGCGGCTCGTGGCGCGCGGTCGGCGCGCACTGCCGGCGCGCCCGTCGCCGCCGAGGCCGGTCGAGCTGGCGTCGGTGCGCCGGCGGCTCGAGCTGCTCGCGACGGCGCTGCACGACCGGCCGATCGCGATCGAGGCCGTGCGCGCGCGGCGCGCGGCGGGGCTCATGTGGGTGCTCGACCGGCTCCGACGGCGCCCCGACCCGGCGCTCCCGTCGACGGACGGCGTCGTGGTACGGCTGCCGCCGCGCCTCGCGATCACCGATCCCGACGCGGGCCTCGCGCGCTACCGGCTGCTCGCGCTGGAGCAGGCCGAGCGCATGGCGCGCGGCACGGTCGCGCACCTGCCGACGGAGCAGCTCGAGCGCGACCTGTTCCTGGTGGCGGAGGGCGCCGCGGTGGACCGCGCGCTCGCTCGCGGCCGCACGCGCGCCGCGCTGGCCGAGGCGCGGGCGAGCGCGCTCGCGGAGCGGCCGCCGCTCGAGCTGATGCCGCCGATGGAGCGGCGCGTCGAGGCGCTGCTGCGCGACGCGCTCGCCGACGCGTCGGCGCCTAACGGGCCGCCGCCGTGCCCCACGGCCGCCGAGTCGGCGCGGTGGGCGCGCGAGACCGCGGCGCGCATGGCCGCGGCCGACCGCGACGGCGCGCTGTCGTACACCGGTCTGCCGCCCGTGCCGCTGTGGGGCGAGCCCCGCCTCCCCGAGCACGACGTCGTGCGCCCGCTGGTGGAGCTGTCCGCGCGCGAGGCGGATGCCGATCGCGGCGACAGCGGCGACGAGACGGCGGTCGGGGACGAGCCGGTCGAGACGGCCACGGCGGCACCCGACGATCCCGGCGACGACGACGGAACGAAGCAGGGTCCGAACGTCGACCGGCCGAGCGAGCGATCGCTCCAGCGGGGGCCCGCGCTCGCACCGGTCGGCGGGCTCCCGAGGTCCGCGACGGCCGATGCGCGCGCGGTGGCGGAGTACCCGGAGTGGGACGCATCGGCGGGACGCTACCGGCCACTCGCGACGACGGTGATCCAGTGGCGCCCGGCCGAAGGCGAGGGTGCGTGGGCGCAGGAGGAGCTGGCGCGGCACGCGGCGGTCGTGCGGCGCGTGCGCGAGCGGTTCGCGCGGCTGCGCGCGCAGCGGATGCGACTGCACGCGCAGCGCTCGGGCGACGAGCTGGATCTCGAGGCGTGCGTCCGCGCGGCGGTCGACCGGCGCATGGGTCGTCCGATCGACGACCGACTCTACGTCGCGGTGCGCCCCGCGCGGCGCGCGCTCGCCATCGCGCTGCTCGTCGACGTCAGCGGGTCCACGGACGTCGAGGTGTCGAAGGGACGCCGCGTGATCGACGTGGAGAAGACGGCGGTGCTGCTCGCCGGCGAGGCGCTCGACGCGTTAGGCGACCCGTACGCCGTGCTCGCGTTCTCGAGCCGCACCGCGGCGTCGGTGCACGTGCGCGTGGTGAAGGACTTCGGCGAGCGGAGCGCCGACGCGGTGCGGCGCCGCCTCGCGGGGCTCGCGCCGGAGGCGAACACGCGGCTCGGCGCCGCGGTGCGCCACACGACGGCGCTGCTGTCGCGTCAGCCCGCGGGCCACCGGCTGATGCTGCTCCTCTCCGACGGGCAGCCTAACGACGTCGATCACTACCAGGAGCAGTACGCGATCGAGGACGCACGGCAGGCGATCCTGGAGGCGCGCGCGGCGGGCGTGTACCCGTTCTGCCTGACGGTCGACCGCGAGGCGCCCGACTACCTCGCGCGGATCTTCGGCGCGGCCGGGTACACGATCATGCGGCACCCGGAGCAGCTGCCGGGCGCGCTGCTGGAAGGGGTGAGTCAGTTGCTGCGGGGGTGA
- a CDS encoding CbbQ/NirQ/NorQ/GpvN family protein, with amino-acid sequence MSIVSREPREPRDQVAHIAPHHDGVRYPDAEAPYYLATGNECDVFAACHARGLPVMLKGPTGCGKTRFVEHMAWRLKRPLVTVACHDDLSASDLTGRYLIRGGETAWIDGPITVAARLGAICYLDEVVEARQDTTVVLHPLTDDRRFLPIEKTGELLEAAPGFQLVVSYNPGYQHALKDLKPSTRQRFVALQFDHPAPAREAEIVAHEGGVKPSVASALVELARRARRLRDQGLAEGPGTRLVVATARLIAGGIPPMDACRVALAAPLTDDPDLLAAIGDLVDATL; translated from the coding sequence ATGTCCATCGTCTCCCGCGAGCCCCGCGAGCCCCGCGACCAGGTCGCACACATCGCCCCGCACCACGACGGCGTGCGCTACCCCGACGCCGAGGCGCCGTACTACCTGGCGACGGGGAACGAGTGCGACGTGTTCGCGGCGTGCCACGCGCGCGGGCTGCCGGTGATGCTCAAGGGCCCCACGGGGTGCGGCAAGACGCGGTTCGTCGAGCACATGGCGTGGCGGCTGAAGCGCCCGCTCGTCACCGTGGCCTGCCACGACGACCTCTCGGCGAGCGACCTCACGGGACGCTACCTCATTCGCGGCGGCGAGACGGCGTGGATCGACGGGCCGATCACCGTCGCCGCGCGGCTCGGTGCGATCTGCTATCTCGACGAGGTGGTGGAGGCGCGGCAGGACACGACCGTGGTGCTGCATCCGCTCACGGACGACCGCCGCTTCCTGCCGATCGAGAAGACGGGCGAGCTGCTGGAGGCGGCGCCGGGGTTCCAGCTCGTCGTGTCGTACAACCCCGGCTACCAGCACGCGCTGAAGGATCTCAAGCCGAGCACGCGGCAGCGGTTCGTCGCGCTGCAGTTCGACCATCCCGCGCCGGCGCGCGAGGCGGAGATCGTCGCGCACGAGGGCGGCGTGAAGCCGTCGGTGGCCTCGGCGCTCGTGGAGCTCGCGCGGCGCGCGCGACGGCTGCGTGACCAGGGGCTCGCCGAGGGACCGGGGACGCGGCTCGTCGTGGCGACGGCGCGGCTCATCGCGGGCGGCATCCCGCCGATGGACGCGTGCCGCGTGGCGCTGGCCGCCCCGCTCACCGACGACCCCGACCTGCTCGCCGCGATCGGCGACCTGGTGGACGCGACGCTCTGA
- a CDS encoding MFS transporter, whose protein sequence is MSPRITRALGHRNFRLFFGGQSVSLVGTWITRVATSWLVYRLTHSPLLLGVVGFCGQIPSLLLAPVAGVLVDRWDRHGILVWTQVLSMLQSLALAVLALSGTITVPWILALQVVQGAINAFDTPARQAFVVHMVEDRADLPNAIALNSTMVNGSRIIGPSIGGIVIAAVGEGWCFLIDAISYVAVIASLLAMRLPRDVTARRHGAVLDELRTGFRYVAGFPPVRTALLLLALVSTMGMPYTVLMPDIASRVLHGGPHTLGGLMTASGLGAVGGALYLASRRSVLGLGRVMGLATAAFGAGLVAFALARTLWVALIVLPIVGGGMMVEMASTNTVLQTVVDEDLRGRVMSFYTMAFLGTAPIGSLLAGAAADRFGTTGTILVGGVACIAAALAFLLRLPGLREQVRPIYVERGIIAAAEADAG, encoded by the coding sequence ATGAGCCCGCGCATCACCCGCGCGCTCGGCCACCGCAACTTCCGACTGTTCTTCGGCGGTCAGAGCGTGTCGCTCGTCGGCACGTGGATCACGCGCGTCGCGACGAGCTGGCTCGTGTACCGGCTCACGCACTCGCCGCTGCTGTTGGGCGTCGTCGGCTTCTGCGGCCAGATCCCGTCGCTGCTGCTCGCGCCCGTCGCCGGCGTGCTCGTCGACCGGTGGGACCGGCACGGCATCCTCGTGTGGACGCAGGTGCTGTCGATGCTGCAGTCGCTCGCGCTCGCCGTGCTCGCGCTGTCCGGCACCATCACCGTGCCGTGGATCCTCGCGCTGCAGGTCGTGCAGGGCGCCATCAACGCGTTCGACACGCCGGCGCGGCAGGCGTTCGTCGTGCACATGGTGGAGGACCGCGCCGACCTGCCTAACGCGATCGCGCTCAACTCCACGATGGTGAACGGCAGCCGCATCATCGGCCCGTCGATCGGCGGCATCGTCATCGCGGCGGTCGGCGAGGGGTGGTGCTTCCTCATCGACGCGATCTCGTACGTCGCCGTGATCGCGTCGCTGCTGGCGATGCGGTTGCCGCGCGACGTCACGGCGCGGCGGCACGGGGCGGTGCTCGACGAGCTGCGCACCGGCTTCCGCTACGTCGCCGGCTTCCCGCCGGTACGCACCGCGCTGCTGCTGCTCGCGCTCGTCAGCACCATGGGCATGCCGTACACGGTGCTGATGCCCGACATCGCGTCGCGCGTGCTGCACGGCGGCCCGCACACGCTCGGCGGGCTCATGACCGCGTCTGGGCTCGGCGCGGTGGGCGGCGCGCTCTACCTCGCGTCGCGGCGCTCGGTGCTCGGCCTCGGACGCGTCATGGGGCTCGCGACGGCGGCGTTCGGCGCCGGGCTCGTCGCGTTCGCGCTCGCGCGCACGCTGTGGGTCGCCTTGATCGTGCTCCCCATCGTCGGCGGCGGGATGATGGTGGAGATGGCGAGCACGAACACCGTGCTGCAGACCGTCGTCGACGAGGACCTCCGCGGCCGCGTGATGTCGTTCTACACGATGGCGTTCCTCGGTACCGCGCCGATCGGCTCCCTGCTCGCCGGCGCGGCGGCCGACCGGTTCGGCACGACCGGGACGATCCTCGTCGGCGGCGTCGCCTGCATCGCCGCGGCGCTCGCGTTCCTGCTCCGGCTCCCGGGGCTCCGCGAGCAGGTGCGACCGATCTACGTCGAGCGCGGCATCATCGCGGCGGCGGAAGCGGACGCCGGCTGA